The Falco cherrug isolate bFalChe1 chromosome 6, bFalChe1.pri, whole genome shotgun sequence genome window below encodes:
- the XKR5 gene encoding XK-related protein 5 isoform X1: protein MRGAFPGLCLALLAAERGARLCAIIHYLVHGKLGWFRLTVACMVPGYAAQLLSILWYRADGHPPGRWLLVLHLLQLGLWKRYWDVLRMVAKTGGSACAGEVLTQHGDVCVLRLLEALLQTLPHLLLQAYIIVAVDAAGFIPGVSAGLSLLSLAWALVSYSHFTCLLKPGHLCPPAAAILFLLLWRTGMLGTRVLALVLFARLYSFWVFAVAGIHWLLMSFWLVAQQTDIIAQPCRWRLFNCLVGAVYIFCYLNVRPGPSKHRVAVFYAIMLMENTLLLLLATRFLQAELRNSLYVTGALLSGSVIGAAALVVYYSLLHPKSTEIWQGFLETTCSAAAASDDEVAGDDSQAEQSSGISGDGESLPVEGATADLKNGNSSLLLQFRGCLEDSWTNHHHWLLVKLALKTGDMSVIVTAFGDGGVEEAYTGGWMMRKPTSVEPGANLSLPTREISPQSVESGLTDEKLKVAGNEVGSKPSASAARMAQEDGAGQEPVFPPAVSFPSSFSSDPAEASSTYFSASAGGVASPHTGTATATCMALMQRDSEAQPPPGCLEGGGGGGHLSLEMASISPILGACAHKHLQSSSSLGGTGGCGVASVPRESLEPAESEGALMGWHHIWDTHSCGTPGTVVRSKLRPPCFTSTPKADPGCPQ, encoded by the exons ATGCGCGGGGCCTTCCCGGGGCTCTGCTTGGCGCTGCTGGCGGCGGAGCGCGGAGCGC GGCTCTGCGCCATCATCCACTACCTTGTCCATGGGAAGCTGGGCTGGTTCAGGCTGACCGTCGCCTGCATGGTGCCTGGCTACGCGGCTCAGCTCCTCAGCATCCTCTGGTACAGGGCGGATGGCCACCCACCCGGCCGCTGGCTCCTGGTgctccacctcctgcagctgggcctTTGGAAGCG GTACTGGGATGTTTTGCGGATGGTGGCAAAGACGGGTGgcagtgcctgtgctggggaggtgcTGACGCAGCACggggatgtgtgtgtgctgcGGCTCCTGGAAGCCCTGCTGCAGACCCTGCCTCACCTCCTGCTTCAGGCCTACATCATCGTGGCGGTCGACGCAGCGGGCTTCATCCCTG gTGTCAGTGCAGGGCTGTCGCTGCTCTCCCTCGCTTGGGCTTTGGTCTCCTACAGCCACTTCACTTGCCTGCTGAAACCTGGCCACCTCTGCCCACCGGCTGCAGCCATCCTTTTCCTACTGCTCTGGAGGACGGGGATGCTGGGGACCAGGGTCCTGGCCCTGGTGCTCTTTGCCAGGCTGTATTCCTTCTGGGTTTTTGCTGTGGCAG GTATCCACTGGTTGCTCATGTCCTTCTGGCTGGTGGCCCAGCAGACAGACATCATAGCCCAGCCCTGCCGCTGGAGGCTGTTCAATTGCCTGGTGGGAGCGGTGTACATCTTCTGCTACCTTAATGTCCGGCCTGGTCCCTCCAAGCACAGGGTGGCTGTATTTTATGCA ataATGCTGATGGAAAacaccctcctgctgctgctggccacccggttcctgcaggcagagctgaggaACAGCCTGTATGTGACTGGGGCTCTCCTGTCAGGGTCTGTGATAG gTGCCGCAGCCCTGGTGGTTTATTACAGCCTGCTCCATCCCAAGTCCACAGAGATCTGGCAGGGCTTCCTGGAGAcaacctgcagtgctgcagctgccagtgaTGATGAGGTTGCTGGAGATGACTCCCAAGCTGAGCAGAGTTCAGGAATTTCGGGAGATGGAGAGTCCTTGCCAGTGGAAGGGGCCACAGCAGATCTTAAAAATGGGAACAGCTCGTTGCTCCTGCAATTCAGAGGGTGTTTGGAGGACAGCTGGacaaaccaccaccactggCTTCTGGTAAAGCTGGCCTTGAAGACAGGAGATATGTCTGTGATCGTCACAGCTTTTGGAGACGGTGGAGTGGAAGAGGCTTACACTGGAGGATGGATGATGCGGAAACCCACCAGTGTTGAGCCTGGGGCAaacctttcccttcccacaaGGGAAATCAGTCCTCAGAGTGTTGAATCTGGTCTGACTGATGAGAAATTGAAAGTGGCAGGGAATGAAGTGGGCAGCAAACCCAGCGCCAGTGCTGCAAGAATGGCACAGGAGGATGGAGCGGGGCAGGAGCCTGTTTTTCCCCCAGCCGTAtcctttcccagcagcttctCCTCGGATCCGGCCGAGGCGTCCTCTACGTATTTCAGCGCAAGCGCAGGAGGCGTTGCTTCACCCCACACGGGGACAGCTACAGCTACGTGCATGGCCCTGATGCAAAGGGACAGCGAAGCCCAGCCTCCTCCTGGCTGcctggaaggaggaggaggaggagggcattTATCCCTTGAGATGGCAAGCATCAGCCCAATCCTGGGTGCATGTGCCCACAAGCATTTGCAGAGCAGCTCGTCCCTTGGTGGCACAGGTGGCTGTGGGGTGGCAAGTGTACCCAGAGAGAGCTTGGAGCCTGCAGAGTCAGAGGGTGCCCTCATGGGGTGGCATCACATTTGGGACACCCACTCTTGTGGCACGCCTGGGACTGTTGTGAGGAGCAAGCTGAGGCCACCTTGCTTCACCTCCACCCCCAAGGCTGACCCTGGATGCCCACAGTGA
- the XKR5 gene encoding XK-related protein 5 isoform X2: MATHPAAGSWCSTSCSWAFGSGERCSPWSIQPHPTRMQSETCQNQGGHSITVTLAGVSAGLSLLSLAWALVSYSHFTCLLKPGHLCPPAAAILFLLLWRTGMLGTRVLALVLFARLYSFWVFAVAGIHWLLMSFWLVAQQTDIIAQPCRWRLFNCLVGAVYIFCYLNVRPGPSKHRVAVFYAIMLMENTLLLLLATRFLQAELRNSLYVTGALLSGSVIGAAALVVYYSLLHPKSTEIWQGFLETTCSAAAASDDEVAGDDSQAEQSSGISGDGESLPVEGATADLKNGNSSLLLQFRGCLEDSWTNHHHWLLVKLALKTGDMSVIVTAFGDGGVEEAYTGGWMMRKPTSVEPGANLSLPTREISPQSVESGLTDEKLKVAGNEVGSKPSASAARMAQEDGAGQEPVFPPAVSFPSSFSSDPAEASSTYFSASAGGVASPHTGTATATCMALMQRDSEAQPPPGCLEGGGGGGHLSLEMASISPILGACAHKHLQSSSSLGGTGGCGVASVPRESLEPAESEGALMGWHHIWDTHSCGTPGTVVRSKLRPPCFTSTPKADPGCPQ; encoded by the exons ATGGCCACCCACCCGGCCGCTGGCTCCTGGTgctccacctcctgcagctgggcctTTGGAAGCGGTGAGAGATGCTCCCCATGGTCCATCCAGCCCCATCCAACCCGGATGCAGTCCGAAACCTGCCAAAACCAGGGTGGACATTCCATCACCGTGACTCTTGCAG gTGTCAGTGCAGGGCTGTCGCTGCTCTCCCTCGCTTGGGCTTTGGTCTCCTACAGCCACTTCACTTGCCTGCTGAAACCTGGCCACCTCTGCCCACCGGCTGCAGCCATCCTTTTCCTACTGCTCTGGAGGACGGGGATGCTGGGGACCAGGGTCCTGGCCCTGGTGCTCTTTGCCAGGCTGTATTCCTTCTGGGTTTTTGCTGTGGCAG GTATCCACTGGTTGCTCATGTCCTTCTGGCTGGTGGCCCAGCAGACAGACATCATAGCCCAGCCCTGCCGCTGGAGGCTGTTCAATTGCCTGGTGGGAGCGGTGTACATCTTCTGCTACCTTAATGTCCGGCCTGGTCCCTCCAAGCACAGGGTGGCTGTATTTTATGCA ataATGCTGATGGAAAacaccctcctgctgctgctggccacccggttcctgcaggcagagctgaggaACAGCCTGTATGTGACTGGGGCTCTCCTGTCAGGGTCTGTGATAG gTGCCGCAGCCCTGGTGGTTTATTACAGCCTGCTCCATCCCAAGTCCACAGAGATCTGGCAGGGCTTCCTGGAGAcaacctgcagtgctgcagctgccagtgaTGATGAGGTTGCTGGAGATGACTCCCAAGCTGAGCAGAGTTCAGGAATTTCGGGAGATGGAGAGTCCTTGCCAGTGGAAGGGGCCACAGCAGATCTTAAAAATGGGAACAGCTCGTTGCTCCTGCAATTCAGAGGGTGTTTGGAGGACAGCTGGacaaaccaccaccactggCTTCTGGTAAAGCTGGCCTTGAAGACAGGAGATATGTCTGTGATCGTCACAGCTTTTGGAGACGGTGGAGTGGAAGAGGCTTACACTGGAGGATGGATGATGCGGAAACCCACCAGTGTTGAGCCTGGGGCAaacctttcccttcccacaaGGGAAATCAGTCCTCAGAGTGTTGAATCTGGTCTGACTGATGAGAAATTGAAAGTGGCAGGGAATGAAGTGGGCAGCAAACCCAGCGCCAGTGCTGCAAGAATGGCACAGGAGGATGGAGCGGGGCAGGAGCCTGTTTTTCCCCCAGCCGTAtcctttcccagcagcttctCCTCGGATCCGGCCGAGGCGTCCTCTACGTATTTCAGCGCAAGCGCAGGAGGCGTTGCTTCACCCCACACGGGGACAGCTACAGCTACGTGCATGGCCCTGATGCAAAGGGACAGCGAAGCCCAGCCTCCTCCTGGCTGcctggaaggaggaggaggaggagggcattTATCCCTTGAGATGGCAAGCATCAGCCCAATCCTGGGTGCATGTGCCCACAAGCATTTGCAGAGCAGCTCGTCCCTTGGTGGCACAGGTGGCTGTGGGGTGGCAAGTGTACCCAGAGAGAGCTTGGAGCCTGCAGAGTCAGAGGGTGCCCTCATGGGGTGGCATCACATTTGGGACACCCACTCTTGTGGCACGCCTGGGACTGTTGTGAGGAGCAAGCTGAGGCCACCTTGCTTCACCTCCACCCCCAAGGCTGACCCTGGATGCCCACAGTGA